A window of the Plasmodium vinckei vinckei genome assembly, chromosome: PVVCY_08 genome harbors these coding sequences:
- a CDS encoding exosome complex component RRP4, putative: protein MDLIVITPYDEELDDIEELNNKILALEMIKHNKSNVNKNADNSCPNIKKLVLPGEAVLEKKDKPRFLKGSGLYEEEENFCACILGSVNYINKLVYVEPLRGKYTGSVGDLLVGKIKDINNDKWVVEIGSYCRALLSITQTNISLFSQRIRLYNDVINMINIYKPNDVIACEVQRILTDGCIILHTRSSIYGKLSNGILITVPQTLVQNQKKHIFVFPCNVQIILGMNGFIWISSPIKKSKDTNPNSIDENIEENKFEEVDDTTRKNISIISNIIKLLAKYHININYDIITKIYMQYTSNKSNTPSYILKPYVSDSYLFSYLENFTK, encoded by the coding sequence ATGGATTTAATTGTCATCACGCCCTATGATGAAGAACTGGATGATATCGAAGAgctaaataataaaatattggCTCTTGAAATgataaaacataataagtcaaatgtaaataaaaatgcagATAATTCATGCcctaatataaaaaagttagTGTTACCAGGTGAAGCAgtattagaaaaaaaagataaaccCAGATTCTTAAAGGGGAGTGGGTTGtatgaagaagaagaaaattttTGTGCATGTATATTGGGAAgtgtaaattatataaataaattagtaTATGTAGAACCATTGCGAGGAAAATATACGGGTTCAGTAGGTGATTTATTAgttggaaaaataaaagatataaataatgataaatggGTTGTAGAAATTGGATCATATTGTAGGGCCTTATTATCAATAACACAAACTAATATAAGCTTATTTAGTCAAAGAATACGATTATATAATGatgttataaatatgattaatatatacaaaccCAATGATGTTATTGCATGTGAAGTTCAAAGAATATTAACAGATGGctgtattattttacatacTAGATCATCTATATATGGTAAATTATCGAACGGAATTTTAATTACAGTTCCACAAACATTAGTACAAAATCAGAAGAAGCACATCTTTGTATTCCCATGTAATgtacaaataattttaggAATGAATGGATTTATTTGGATTTCTTCTCcaattaaaaaatcgaAAGACACAAACCCAAACAGTATCgatgaaaatattgaagAGAATAAATTTGAAGAAGTAGATGATACTACtcgaaaaaatattagtatcattagtaatattattaaattattagccaaatatcatattaatattaattatgatattattactaaaatatatatgcaatataCTTCGAATAAAAGTAATACACCCAGTTACATTTTAAAACCATATGTATCTGATTCTTATCTATTTAGTTATTTAGAGAATTTTactaaataa